One genomic window of Roseateles sp. DAIF2 includes the following:
- a CDS encoding ABC transporter substrate-binding protein has protein sequence MLSSRKFKLAALSLSLGLLAATGAQAVPLHWAAQNDVLTLDPHSQNHGTTSAILAHAYEGLTRYSKTYQIEPALATKWTHISPTQVRFELRRGVKFHDGTPFTADDVVFSLARIKQPQGTLQAFVNGIAEIKKIDSHTVDFILSAPNPILLRNIVDFRMVSKSWAEKNKSVNLPDVKVKEETFATRNTNGTGPYKITGWQPDQKISMVANKDWWDAANASNVDSVTYSPIKSDATRVAALLSGEVDLLTDLPTQDVQKLRNDAKLAVLEGTEIRTIFIAMDQGSDEIRGSNIKGKNPLKDKRVREALSVAIDREAIKRAIMRGLSVPAGLMVAPGVNGNTPDIDTPLKVDADKAKKLLAEAGYADGFEVPLNCPNNRYVNDEEICQAVVSMWAKIGIKAKLQTEPMSTFSPKIQGFEHQLFLFGWGVPTYDALYTIQSLVRTKTTGPDGNWNYFRISDAKIDQLTDAMKIESDVSKRNGLIREALLRMRDEHLFIPIHHQMRPWAMKKGVSTVHRSDDRPEARFTNIK, from the coding sequence ATGTTGTCGAGTCGCAAGTTCAAACTGGCCGCGCTGTCCCTGTCGCTAGGACTGCTGGCCGCCACCGGCGCGCAAGCCGTGCCGCTGCACTGGGCCGCGCAGAACGACGTGCTGACCCTGGATCCGCATTCGCAGAACCACGGCACCACCAGCGCCATCCTGGCCCATGCCTACGAGGGCCTGACCCGCTACAGCAAGACCTACCAGATCGAGCCGGCGCTGGCCACCAAGTGGACCCACATCAGCCCGACCCAGGTGCGCTTCGAGCTGCGCCGTGGTGTCAAGTTCCATGACGGCACGCCCTTCACCGCCGACGACGTGGTGTTCTCGCTGGCCCGCATCAAGCAGCCCCAGGGCACCCTGCAGGCCTTCGTGAACGGCATCGCCGAGATCAAGAAGATCGACAGCCACACGGTGGACTTCATCCTGTCGGCGCCGAACCCCATCCTGCTGCGCAACATCGTCGACTTCCGCATGGTCAGCAAGAGCTGGGCGGAGAAGAACAAGTCGGTCAACCTGCCGGACGTGAAGGTCAAGGAAGAGACCTTCGCGACCCGCAACACCAACGGCACCGGCCCCTACAAGATCACCGGCTGGCAGCCCGACCAGAAGATCAGCATGGTGGCCAACAAGGACTGGTGGGATGCCGCCAACGCCAGCAATGTCGACAGCGTCACCTACTCGCCGATCAAGTCCGACGCCACCCGCGTCGCGGCCCTGCTGTCCGGCGAGGTGGACCTGCTGACCGACCTGCCGACCCAGGACGTGCAGAAGCTGCGCAACGACGCCAAGCTGGCCGTGCTGGAAGGCACCGAGATCCGCACCATCTTCATCGCGATGGACCAGGGCAGCGACGAGATCCGCGGCTCCAACATCAAGGGCAAGAACCCGCTGAAGGACAAGCGGGTGCGCGAGGCCCTGTCGGTGGCGATCGATCGCGAGGCGATCAAGCGCGCCATCATGCGCGGCCTGTCGGTGCCGGCCGGCCTCATGGTGGCCCCGGGCGTCAACGGCAACACGCCGGACATCGACACGCCGCTGAAGGTCGATGCCGACAAGGCCAAGAAGCTGCTGGCCGAGGCCGGCTATGCGGACGGCTTCGAGGTGCCGCTGAACTGCCCGAACAACCGCTACGTCAACGACGAGGAGATCTGCCAGGCGGTGGTCTCGATGTGGGCCAAGATCGGCATCAAGGCCAAGCTGCAGACCGAGCCGATGTCGACCTTCAGCCCCAAGATCCAGGGCTTCGAGCACCAGCTCTTCCTGTTCGGCTGGGGCGTGCCGACCTATGACGCGCTCTACACCATCCAGTCCCTGGTGCGCACCAAGACCACCGGCCCGGACGGCAACTGGAACTACTTCCGCATCAGCGACGCCAAGATCGACCAACTGACCGATGCGATGAAGATCGAGTCCGACGTCAGCAAGCGCAACGGCCTGATCCGCGAGGCCCTGCTGCGCATGCGCGACGAGCATCTGTTCATCCCGATCCACCACCAGATGCGCCCCTGGGCGATGAAGAAGGGCGTCTCGACCGTGCACCGCTCGGACGACCGCCCGGAAGCGCGATTCACCAACATCAAGTAA